One stretch of Streptococcus australis DNA includes these proteins:
- a CDS encoding pneumococcal-type histidine triad protein: MKKKYLAAGSALVLSLSLCIYALNQHQVEVNKDNNRVSYVDGKQDSQKTETQTPDQVSKKEDIQSEQIVVKITDQGYVTSHGDHFHYYNGKVPFDAIFSEELLMKDANYQLKDTDIVNEIKGGYIIKVDGKHYVYLKDAAHADNVRTKDEIERQKQGHTHDAPTSNGAVTLARSQGRYTTDDGYIFNPSDIIEDTGDAYIVPHGGHYHYIPKSSLSASELAAAQAYFSGTRKQPTVTDYRPNQNGSSQTTNPSQQTETPSKPEESLQSLLQQLYALPSNQRYAESDGLIFDPAKISSRTPSGVAIPHGNHYHFIPYTKLSALEEKIARMVPLSSDSGKPTPLENPSKPAEHPAQQDHPHDQDGDHGSQDTNHEDHDHDGEEHDHHHGEEHDHGFAADRVISEDEQGFVVSHGDHAHYFFKKDLTATQIKAAQDHLKENHQSQHVQPLAKTVESFSRDASDEEKIKYISQTYGVPLEAIRISNGFFVFGNPDQAYDPTHIHPYAVRKEHVRIPLQTGNPELDFLNELYTTALRDGVSPYSLQVENDSFVIPHGDHNHYIKVQTKGYEVALKNKIPALQSTYQPGAFDEQTVLSKVDQLLADSRSLYKDQPIMQRRVELALGQFTENMKKLATNSTAGYLAALDLFDKQYIHVDQSVAPVETSPLDKKYQALVDKINTLDTDTYGLPKKDLLVHLQEAKLAQDETELDAIETKLQALQDFRDRTGVTTVEYIKYFYEHVSDGRLREELRNRVAQLTWELYQSQSFLKATDLNKLFPTIYQTKLEVEEALKEEPVSTKAGKTILDTEKVDSQTAKIAIYEFLKELYGDFMPEERVSHVKKEEVDALLTKAAQLLARVKEDGVKQSLAEEAANIKAATEKENADLDEAETQLEDLLNRIAATIQREEKEAEQDPQTVIIYQKLYNVLLSLHKYLEDNKGSDDDFERVDALFDQLAAKSSDKEGLLTLAKEIISLNQELRSTASETDSQSKSEKDSETVASQPTEKQAQSESEPSAQPNE; the protein is encoded by the coding sequence AAAGTTCCTTTTGATGCGATTTTCAGTGAAGAACTTTTGATGAAAGATGCCAATTATCAGCTTAAAGACACTGATATTGTCAATGAAATCAAAGGTGGCTATATTATCAAGGTGGATGGTAAGCATTATGTTTACCTTAAGGATGCGGCGCATGCAGATAACGTTCGTACAAAGGACGAAATTGAACGCCAAAAACAAGGTCATACACACGATGCACCAACTTCTAACGGTGCAGTGACACTTGCACGATCACAAGGACGCTATACTACCGATGATGGATATATTTTTAATCCATCTGATATTATAGAGGATACTGGTGATGCTTATATCGTTCCTCATGGAGGACATTACCACTATATTCCAAAAAGTTCCTTGTCTGCTAGCGAATTGGCAGCTGCTCAAGCTTACTTCTCTGGAACTAGAAAGCAACCAACTGTGACTGACTATCGTCCAAACCAAAATGGAAGCAGTCAAACCACTAATCCAAGTCAACAAACCGAAACACCAAGCAAACCAGAAGAGAGCCTTCAGAGTCTATTGCAGCAACTTTATGCTCTTCCAAGTAATCAACGTTATGCTGAATCAGATGGCTTGATTTTTGATCCTGCTAAGATTTCAAGTAGAACGCCGAGTGGCGTGGCGATTCCTCACGGAAATCACTATCATTTCATCCCATATACAAAGCTTTCTGCCTTGGAAGAAAAGATTGCGCGTATGGTTCCTTTATCTAGCGACAGTGGGAAGCCAACACCTTTGGAAAATCCAAGCAAACCAGCAGAGCATCCAGCTCAACAAGATCATCCTCATGACCAAGACGGTGACCATGGAAGTCAGGATACCAACCATGAAGACCATGACCATGATGGAGAGGAGCATGACCACCACCACGGTGAAGAACATGATCATGGTTTTGCAGCTGACCGTGTCATTAGTGAAGATGAGCAAGGGTTTGTAGTTTCTCATGGAGATCACGCTCATTATTTCTTTAAGAAGGACTTGACTGCAACCCAAATCAAAGCTGCTCAGGATCACTTGAAAGAAAATCATCAGTCTCAGCACGTTCAACCACTTGCAAAGACTGTGGAAAGTTTCTCAAGAGATGCTAGCGATGAAGAAAAAATCAAGTATATCTCACAGACCTACGGGGTTCCGCTCGAAGCGATTCGCATTTCAAATGGATTCTTTGTCTTTGGAAATCCAGACCAAGCTTATGATCCAACCCATATCCATCCCTATGCTGTTCGAAAAGAACATGTTCGTATTCCTCTCCAAACTGGAAATCCAGAACTGGATTTCCTAAATGAACTGTATACGACTGCTCTACGTGATGGGGTGTCTCCTTATAGTTTGCAAGTAGAAAATGATAGTTTTGTGATTCCTCACGGAGACCACAATCACTACATCAAGGTTCAAACTAAGGGCTATGAAGTAGCTTTGAAAAATAAGATTCCGGCCCTACAATCGACCTATCAACCTGGAGCATTTGATGAACAAACTGTTCTATCTAAGGTGGATCAACTTTTAGCAGATAGCAGAAGTCTCTACAAAGACCAGCCAATCATGCAGAGACGTGTTGAACTTGCTTTGGGGCAATTCACCGAAAATATGAAAAAACTGGCAACAAACTCAACTGCTGGATATCTAGCAGCCTTGGATCTCTTTGATAAACAGTATATCCATGTGGATCAAAGTGTGGCACCGGTTGAAACTTCACCTTTAGATAAGAAGTACCAAGCTCTAGTAGATAAGATCAATACACTGGATACAGATACTTATGGCCTGCCTAAGAAAGATCTTTTGGTACATTTGCAGGAAGCAAAACTAGCACAAGATGAGACAGAGTTGGATGCCATTGAAACAAAACTTCAGGCCTTGCAAGATTTCCGAGATCGGACAGGGGTTACAACAGTAGAGTACATCAAGTATTTCTATGAACATGTATCTGATGGTCGTTTGAGAGAAGAACTTCGGAACCGTGTTGCCCAGTTGACTTGGGAACTTTACCAGTCACAATCTTTCCTCAAAGCAACCGACTTGAACAAGTTATTCCCAACTATTTACCAAACTAAGCTAGAAGTAGAAGAAGCTCTCAAAGAAGAACCCGTATCTACAAAAGCTGGTAAGACTATTCTAGATACGGAAAAAGTAGATAGTCAAACTGCTAAGATCGCCATCTATGAATTCCTAAAAGAACTCTACGGTGATTTTATGCCAGAAGAGCGGGTTAGCCATGTTAAGAAGGAAGAAGTGGATGCTCTCCTAACTAAAGCTGCCCAACTCCTAGCACGTGTCAAAGAAGATGGTGTCAAACAATCCCTAGCTGAAGAAGCAGCTAATATCAAAGCGGCTACTGAAAAGGAAAATGCAGACCTTGACGAAGCTGAAACACAACTTGAGGATCTTTTAAATCGTATTGCAGCGACTATCCAACGAGAGGAAAAAGAAGCAGAACAAGATCCACAAACCGTGATCATCTACCAAAAACTCTATAATGTCTTGCTCTCTCTTCACAAGTACTTAGAGGATAACAAAGGATCCGATGATGACTTTGAACGAGTTGATGCCCTATTTGATCAACTTGCAGCCAAAAGCAGTGATAAAGAAGGTCTCCTCACTCTAGCTAAAGAAATCATTAGCTTGAACCAGGAACTCCGTTCAACAGCAAGTGAAACTGATAGCCAATCTAAGTCTGAGAAAGACAGTGAGACAGTTGCTTCTCAACCAACAGAAAAGCAAGCGCAAAGTGAGTCTGAGCCAAGTGCTCAACCAAACGAATAA
- the pepT gene encoding peptidase T, whose product MTYPNLLEHFLTYVKVNTRSDEHSTTTPSTQSQVDFATNVLIPEMKRVGLQNVYYLPNGFAIGTLPANDPSLTRKIGFISHMDTADFNAEGVNPQVIENYDGGVIDLGDSGFKLDPADFKSLEKYPGQTLITTDGTTLLGADDKSGIAEIMTAIEYLTAHPEIKHCEIRVGFGPDEEIGVGANKFDAEDFDVDFAYTVDGGPLGELQYETFSAAGAELHFQGRNVHPGTAKGQMVNALQLAIDFHNQLPENDRPELTDGYQGFYHLMDVSGSVEEARASYIIRDFEKDAFEARKAAMQAIADKMNQELGNDRVTLTLTDQYYNMKEVIEKDMTPVTIAKAVMEDIGITPIIEPIRGGTDGSKISFMGIPTPNIFAGGENMHGRFEYVSLQTMERAVDTIIGIVSYKD is encoded by the coding sequence ATGACTTATCCCAACCTTTTAGAGCATTTCTTGACCTACGTTAAGGTCAATACGCGTTCTGATGAACACTCGACTACTACTCCAAGTACGCAAAGTCAGGTAGATTTTGCGACCAATGTTCTTATTCCTGAAATGAAACGTGTCGGCCTGCAAAATGTTTACTACCTCCCAAATGGTTTCGCCATTGGTACCTTACCAGCTAATGATCCGAGCTTGACACGCAAAATCGGGTTCATCTCCCACATGGATACAGCTGACTTTAATGCTGAGGGAGTTAATCCGCAAGTTATCGAAAATTACGACGGTGGAGTTATCGACTTGGGTGATTCTGGATTTAAACTGGATCCAGCTGACTTTAAGAGTCTTGAAAAATATCCAGGCCAAACGCTTATCACAACCGATGGCACGACCTTGCTGGGTGCTGATGACAAGTCAGGGATCGCTGAGATTATGACTGCTATTGAATATCTGACTGCTCATCCCGAAATCAAACACTGTGAGATTCGAGTTGGTTTTGGACCAGATGAAGAAATCGGTGTTGGAGCTAACAAGTTTGATGCTGAAGACTTTGACGTTGACTTTGCCTATACTGTTGATGGTGGACCACTAGGGGAGCTTCAATACGAGACTTTCTCAGCAGCTGGTGCTGAACTCCATTTCCAAGGTCGCAATGTCCACCCTGGTACTGCTAAAGGTCAGATGGTCAATGCCCTTCAGCTAGCAATTGATTTTCATAATCAACTTCCAGAAAATGACCGACCTGAACTGACAGATGGTTACCAAGGTTTCTATCATCTTATGGATGTGTCAGGTAGTGTCGAGGAGGCGCGTGCAAGCTACATCATTCGCGATTTTGAAAAGGATGCCTTTGAAGCGCGTAAAGCAGCTATGCAAGCCATCGCTGACAAGATGAATCAAGAGCTTGGGAATGATCGCGTGACCTTAACTCTGACAGACCAGTACTACAATATGAAGGAAGTCATTGAGAAAGACATGACGCCTGTTACCATTGCTAAAGCTGTTATGGAAGATATAGGTATCACGCCAATTATCGAACCAATTCGTGGTGGCACAGATGGATCTAAGATTTCCTTTATGGGAATTCCAACTCCAAATATCTTTGCTGGTGGAGAAAACATGCATGGACGTTTTGAATACGTCAGCCTTCAGACTATGGAGCGTGCGGTGGATACCATCATTGGCATTGTATCTTATAAAGACTAA